The SAR324 cluster bacterium genome includes a window with the following:
- a CDS encoding transglutaminase family protein, which produces MSIRVALRHETSYSYDRLVKLSPQVIRLRPAPHCRTPVTAYSLKIDPKPEFINWQQDPFGNFLARITFEEKQTAWRVVVDLVTEMTVINPFDFFLEDSVEQYPFHYAPNVAKELSPYLEIQEDGPLIKEFLSTIKVEKGRTIDFLVAVNMKLHQAIRYVIRLEPGIQSCEETLGLRSGSCRDSAWLMVQVLRHFGLAARFTSGYLIQLTPDVKSLDGPSGTDHDFTDLHAWTEVYLPGAGWVGLDPTSGLFAGEGHLPLASTPHPVDAAPITGLVDECESDIHFEMHVDRIHEDPRVTKPYTDEQWTDILNLGWSVDQKLEADDVRLTMGGEPTFVSIDDQDGPEWNYTALSEKKFQLANNLLQRLKQRFAPKSLLFYGQGKWYPGEILPRWSLGCYWRKDGVPVWQNEKLIAQTPVSDKTAMEIKAREFMEKLAENLGVSTEFILPGYEDAFYYLWKEGTLPVNFDPLQKQLEDKVERSRLVKLLEKGLGSLTGYVLPLAEDHSGERFSWKSRSWVFRRDRMYLIPGDSVMGFRLPLNSLVWEAADQRHQIYEQDTMHPRKPLPDLEKFRQQIEERHESPQPQQDMSLNPSVLRTAICIEPRNGILYVFLPPVYALESWLDLISTLEKTAGELNTPIRLEGYPPPKDWRLGSFQITPDPGVIEVNIHPSSHWEELVWNTEILYEEARLSRLATEKFMLDGRHTGTGGGNHVTIGGSTPADSPFLRRPNLLKSLVNFWQNHPGLSYLFSGLFIGPTSQAPRVDEARDGALYELEIAFQQLAGFTNPSPWIVDRVLRNMLVDLTGNGHRAEFSIDKLYSPDSLSGRQGLVELRAFEMPPHSRMSVVQLLLIRALVSAFWKQPYSQALVPWNTELHDRFMLPHFVRQDLLDVLKYLELSGFSFDPEWFAPFMEFRFPHYGTINADDIKLELRMALEPWNVLGEEMVTGLTSRFVDASVERLQVEITGLTPTRHLVLCNGRRIPLTNTGTQGHYVAGVRYQAWKAPSSLHPTIPVHNPLVFDIYDKWNQRSIAGCTYHVSHPGGLSYETRPVNAYEAETRRISRFIPFGHTPGNIPCPPEETNPWYPYTLDLRKQPV; this is translated from the coding sequence ATGAGCATTCGTGTAGCGCTTCGACATGAAACCAGTTATTCCTATGATCGTCTGGTGAAACTTTCGCCACAGGTCATCCGGTTGCGTCCGGCTCCACACTGCCGAACACCTGTGACCGCGTATTCGCTGAAAATTGATCCCAAACCCGAATTTATCAACTGGCAACAGGATCCCTTCGGCAATTTTCTGGCGCGTATCACCTTTGAAGAAAAGCAGACCGCGTGGAGGGTGGTCGTTGATCTTGTGACAGAAATGACAGTGATCAATCCTTTTGATTTTTTTCTGGAAGATTCTGTTGAACAATATCCTTTTCACTATGCGCCGAATGTTGCCAAGGAGCTTTCACCATACCTCGAAATTCAGGAGGATGGACCGTTGATCAAGGAGTTCCTCTCAACCATCAAAGTTGAAAAAGGACGAACCATTGATTTTCTGGTGGCTGTGAATATGAAACTCCATCAGGCAATCCGCTATGTCATTCGTCTGGAACCGGGAATCCAGTCCTGTGAGGAAACACTCGGTCTCCGTTCCGGATCGTGCCGAGACAGCGCGTGGTTGATGGTTCAGGTACTGCGACATTTTGGTCTGGCGGCACGTTTTACGTCAGGCTACCTCATTCAACTCACCCCGGATGTCAAATCCCTGGATGGGCCCTCAGGCACCGATCATGATTTCACAGATCTGCACGCCTGGACTGAGGTTTATCTTCCGGGGGCCGGTTGGGTTGGTCTTGACCCCACTTCCGGATTGTTTGCGGGTGAAGGTCATCTTCCCCTGGCCAGCACCCCGCATCCGGTAGATGCGGCCCCCATCACCGGACTGGTGGATGAATGTGAATCAGACATTCATTTTGAAATGCATGTGGATCGAATCCATGAAGATCCCCGTGTCACCAAACCTTACACTGACGAACAGTGGACTGATATTCTTAATCTTGGCTGGTCCGTTGATCAAAAACTGGAAGCTGATGATGTCCGCCTCACCATGGGTGGCGAACCCACCTTTGTTTCCATTGATGATCAGGATGGTCCTGAATGGAATTATACCGCTCTGAGTGAAAAAAAATTTCAGTTGGCCAACAATCTGCTCCAACGCCTGAAACAGCGTTTTGCGCCTAAAAGTCTGCTGTTTTACGGGCAGGGGAAATGGTATCCCGGAGAAATCCTGCCCCGCTGGTCGCTGGGATGTTACTGGAGAAAAGATGGTGTTCCGGTCTGGCAGAACGAAAAGTTGATTGCGCAGACTCCTGTTTCTGACAAAACCGCAATGGAAATCAAGGCCAGGGAATTCATGGAAAAACTGGCCGAAAATCTGGGCGTTTCGACCGAATTCATTCTTCCCGGCTATGAGGACGCGTTTTATTATCTGTGGAAAGAAGGAACTCTGCCGGTTAATTTTGATCCCCTGCAAAAACAACTGGAAGACAAAGTGGAACGGAGCCGTCTGGTAAAGCTTCTGGAAAAAGGATTGGGAAGTTTGACAGGCTATGTTTTGCCGCTGGCTGAGGATCATTCAGGCGAGCGTTTTTCATGGAAAAGTCGCAGTTGGGTGTTTCGTCGTGATCGCATGTATCTCATTCCCGGTGATTCTGTGATGGGTTTCCGCTTACCCTTGAATTCACTGGTCTGGGAAGCCGCTGATCAGCGACATCAGATTTATGAACAGGACACCATGCACCCCAGAAAACCGCTGCCGGATCTGGAAAAATTTCGACAACAGATTGAAGAACGTCATGAGTCCCCACAACCACAGCAGGATATGTCACTCAATCCTTCTGTCTTGAGAACAGCGATTTGTATTGAGCCCAGAAATGGAATTCTCTATGTGTTTCTCCCGCCGGTCTATGCGCTGGAATCCTGGCTGGATCTGATTTCCACGCTTGAAAAAACGGCCGGTGAACTGAATACTCCGATCAGGCTTGAAGGCTATCCACCTCCTAAAGACTGGCGTTTGGGTTCCTTTCAGATCACTCCTGATCCAGGTGTGATTGAAGTGAATATTCATCCTTCCTCTCATTGGGAAGAACTGGTTTGGAACACCGAAATTCTCTATGAAGAAGCGCGCTTGTCACGTCTGGCCACAGAAAAATTCATGCTCGATGGCAGGCATACAGGAACTGGTGGCGGAAACCATGTCACCATCGGCGGATCAACGCCTGCGGACAGTCCGTTTTTACGCAGACCAAACCTGCTGAAAAGTCTGGTGAATTTCTGGCAGAATCATCCCGGTTTGTCCTATCTGTTTTCAGGTCTGTTCATTGGACCAACAAGTCAGGCGCCAAGGGTGGATGAAGCCCGTGATGGTGCATTGTATGAACTGGAAATCGCGTTTCAGCAATTAGCCGGTTTTACAAATCCATCTCCATGGATTGTCGATCGTGTTCTACGGAACATGCTGGTTGATCTTACCGGAAATGGACATCGTGCTGAATTCAGCATCGACAAACTGTATTCTCCCGACAGTTTGAGCGGAAGACAAGGACTGGTTGAACTGCGTGCTTTTGAAATGCCGCCGCACTCAAGGATGAGTGTGGTTCAACTGTTGTTGATCAGGGCCCTTGTCTCCGCCTTTTGGAAACAACCTTATTCCCAGGCACTGGTCCCCTGGAATACAGAGTTGCACGATCGGTTCATGCTGCCTCATTTTGTAAGACAAGACCTGCTGGATGTTCTGAAATATCTGGAATTATCGGGTTTTTCTTTTGATCCGGAGTGGTTTGCTCCATTTATGGAATTCAGATTTCCACATTACGGCACCATCAACGCGGATGACATCAAACTCGAACTTCGCATGGCACTCGAACCATGGAATGTGCTGGGCGAAGAAATGGTGACCGGTCTCACGTCAAGGTTTGTGGATGCTTCTGTCGAACGGCTTCAGGTGGAAATCACCGGTTTGACACCAACCCGACATCTGGTTTTGTGCAATGGCCGGAGAATTCCCTTGACCAATACGGGCACACAGGGGCATTACGTCGCAGGTGTTCGGTATCAGGCCTGGAAAGCGCCATCTTCTCTGCATCCGACCATTCCTGTGCATAATCCACTGGTGTTTGATATTTATGACAAGTGGAATCAACGGTCTATTGCCGGTTGTACTTATCATGTCTCCCATCCTGGAGGCTTGTCTTACGAAACACGCCCGGTGAATGCCTATGAAGCCGAAACCCGCAGAATCTCCCGGTTTATACCGTTCGGTCACACACCGGGAAATATACCCTGCCCTCCAGAAGAAACCAATCCCTGGTATCCCTACACGCTTGATCTACGCAAACAACCTGTGTAA